The genomic region TTGATAATCGTGCAATAATAAACGCCGCAATTCCCACTATTAATAATCATGGCACCAAGTCGACTAACATTGTTTGTCACACTGGAACAAATTCACGATCAATTGAAACAAGACCACCTTTTAATTTTTCTTTAAAATTCTGATCTCATATATTTGTTCCTTTTCCCGGTCGGTAAGTATAATTGTTAAAACCTTCACGACTTCATTGAGAACTATAACGGACAGTTTTAATATTCCCGCCTTCAGAATAACGAATGACCCCTTTCATAACAACACTATTTTTACCAACACCAGCCTCAATAGTCATTTCATTAATTTCTTTTTCATTATATTTCTGGGTATTGCCAATTCTTTGCATGTCCCCTTCGCTAATTTTTGTAATATCTGCTTTTGTTCATAATACAATTGTTAAAATAATCAAACCAATAAAAATTAATGAACTTATAATTGCAAACCACATTCTTTTCTTATTCATAACTATTTCTCCTCTATTAAGACTTAAAAATTAATCTTTTTTGGGCATTTTAAACAATAATCCAATTCTAAATTATTTTATCATAAAAAAAAATAAATTGTTTTTTTCCAAGTAAGTATTATTAATAAATTCATTAATTTTTAAATTAACTAAATTATTGGCATAAATAAGCTGATTATTTTTATCTAAGACAAAATAACTTTTTCGCGCTAAAAGCGAAACTTTATTTTTAATAAATCAACGATTTAATGGCATCTTATTTACTATTACTTTATTTAGTAATAGTAAATCATTAGTAATTGTGATTGGTCATTGCGCTGTTGTAATCTTAAAAAGATGCTTGTTTTTAGTTCCCCAATTAATAGTATTTTCTTTCCATTTTATAGGTAAATTAGTCTTTGAACTAATTTGTATTGTTGTTGGTTTTAAAAGATCATTATTAATAATATCAACATTATCATATGATTTAATTAAGGCATAATCCGCATTAATGTTAAGAATAAGATTGGCTTTTGGACTTTTTAACTCCTTAATTATTTCATCTAAAAATTTTCTTTTTTTATGACTAATTAAATGAACAACATTATTAGTTTTAAAATAATTAAAAATAATAATTTTTTGTAATTGAACATTATTAAGAACATTAAAACTAGAAACATTAATTTGACCAAAATTATCAATTAAATAATTCTTGGCAATTAATTTTAATTGTTCATTCTCTTTATTTTTTTGGTCAATTTCTAATAACATATCTTGTAAATTAATTTGTTGAATTTCATTGCGAATAATATTGCGGTTATAAATTGCTAAAATATTAGTTGAATCAATCGCATAATTAACTTGCTCGTGCAATAAATATTCAATAATTTCTTCTCGTGTTATTTTTAACATAATTCGAAAGACATTAAGTTTTGTTCCCAACATTTGTGAATAGTAATAGCTATTTTGATTTAAACCATAATGTTCAATAATGCCGTTTCGTTGTTTTTGTAAAATATATGTCTCAATATGATCTGTTAAATTATGAGCAATTAAAACTCCCTGGCAATGATATTTTTCACTAATTTGGCAAAAGAAATCATAACGTAAATCACGCGCAATCCGCTGGAAATTATGTGATAGCGCTTGATATTGTTGATATTCCTGCGCCGTTACTTTTTTAACATGTAGCTTAATATTTCGTTTTTGACAATATTCAACAACAATTTGTTCATCATGATTACTATCTTCTCGTTTTTGATAGTTCACTAAACAAACAATAAAATTATTAATATCTAATTCAGAACTATGATAAATATTATCAAATAAAAACATACTATCTGGGCCACCCGAAACACCAATAACATATTTTTCATTTTGTTTTAAAAGTTTAGTATCCATTTTAATCACCTATTTTCGAAATAATTTTAAAACTGTTTCTGTATAGTGATAATCACTATTATGTACTATAATTGATTCTTCAACAATAAGTCCTTCCCCGCTTTAAAAACGAGCTTCAATTAAAACATTATTTGCTTCACTTGTTAAAAAAGGATGAATAAACTGTAATCGTTTAATATTAAAACCATATTTAACTAATAAAGCAGTAATTTCTAATAATCTTGTTGTTCGATGAATAATCCTAAAATAACCCCGATTGGCAATTAATTTCTTAGCAGCAAAATAACATCTTTTATACTGTAAAATTAAATCATAAAAAGTTAATAAAATTATAACAAATCAAAAATAATTTGGCGAATTTTTCTTCGCGATAAGATAATATCTTTTCTGGTTAAAATAGCTTTAATTTTACGAGCTCCATAAATTTTGCGATTAGCATTAAATGCACTGATAACTTCTTGTTCATAATTATTAACATCAACCGTAGCGTATTTATTAATTTGATAGTAATATGTTGATTTTGCTATCTTTAATATTTGACCCATTTTTCGCACGGAATATTTTTCTTTATTATTGTTAATAATTTCTATTTTTTGCCAATTATCAGTGCCGCTTGCTTTAAAATGTCGTTTTCCATTCGTAATTGGATTAATTCTTTCCGCAAGGCAATCTAGTTCATTTTCTTCAACAGTGCGGTTATCTTTTGCTTTAAAAGATCCAGAATTATTAAATTTTTCAATTCACTGATATACGACTGATTTCGACACCCCATATTCCTTAAAAATTTCAAGAATGGTTAGTTAAACTGCACCCTGTTTAGTAAGTATTAATAAAAAGGTTTACAAACTTTCATTTATTATATATTTTTCTTTTTGGTTTAAATATCATTTATTTCATTTTTTAACATCATTAATATATTCATTATGAGATTTATAATTTTTATTATGGATTGTTCCTTTTTTAAGTAATGAATGAAAACGTTCAATAATAATGTTGTCTGCACAATGATAATTTTTACCCATTGAAATTATAATTTTGTTATCTAAACATTTACTATTGTAATCTTTAGATGTATATTGATATCCGTGATCTGAATGAATTATTATTTTATTTAAATCTTTTTTATTTTTTTAATTTTATTAATTGCATCATTTAAATTATCAAGTACAAGTTTGTTATTATTAAATTTTGATCATTTTACATCAATAATTTCTTTAGTATATCCATCAAGTATTGTTGATTGATAATGTTTTTTACCATTTCAAATTAAATAAGTTACATCAGTAAATAAAATTGAAAATCTTTCTTTAATATCATTAAAATTACGATTTACTAAATCAGGATATTTAATTATATTTTTATTTCTATTTTGTTTTATTAATATTTTTCTACGCATACGCTTTACATATTCAGCTTGAATATTATTTTCTTTCATAATTCGCAATACTTTCTTAGCATTATAAACAATGCCATAATCTTCTTTTAAATATTTGGTAATTCGACGATAATCAAATTGTTTTAAATTTTCTTCATAGACTTTTACAATATTTTTTAATGATTCGCTATCCTTACCATTACTTGAATAATTTTTATATTTATCTCAATAACTACGCTTTAAATCTGTTATATCAAGTAATAAATTTAGTGGATATTTATTAATATTTTCTTTGATAAAAGATACAATTTTTCTTTTATTTAATTGTAAAAGTCATGAAGCTTTTTTAGTAATTCATACCTAACTTTGTAATAGTTTAAATCTCTTTTTTCAAATGATTCTTTTGGACCTTTATTGGTGTTTAAAATTCCTTTCTTAAAATTTTCATACCATGAAGCAACAGTTTTTTATTAATTTGATATTTTTTTGCAATAAAACTTATACTATTATTTTTAACCTCGTGTACTATCATTTTTCGAAAATATGCTGTATATTTATTAAATTTTTGTCCTTTTCTTGCCATATAAAAATGCACCTCCTTTAAAGTTTAGCAAAGACTTTTTTTCTTTACTTACTTTTTTGGGTGCAGTCTAGGTTTTTTACCATTTTGATAAAGTAAAATAATTTGTTTTTTAAATTCATCGGTATATAAATTTCTTCCCATTTTTATATTCCCACTTTCTTCATAATTATATTTTATTTGAAAGTCCACATAAATATGGTCCAACTTATTGTAACCTATCCATATAGTAGTTAAAATTTGTTTATATGTGTAAAAGTTTTAAAAACTTAATAATAATAACTATTTTATTAAAAAAAGAATGTGGATAAGTCAATTAATAATACTATTTTAATAAAATATATTTACTTCTTCTTTGTTCGTTGTAATATTATTAATGATTAAGCAAAGGACGGAAAATGATGGAAAAGGAAGCAACTTATTTAATTAAACAAGAGTATCAATTGTCAGACGATGAACGTATGTTATTTTTATGTTTATATCGCCCAATTATTGGTGATAAAGCGCATATGTTATATATTGCTTTGACAGCACAAGATTTTATCTTGAAATTAAATACGAAATATCATTTAGAAAATCTTTTAACATTATTACAAATATCATATGATGAATTTTTAACAGCAAAAAGTAAATTAGAAACTATTGGCTTATTAAAAATTGCAAAGCACAAAAAAGGGAAACACTTTATTTTAAAACCGCAATTACCAATTTCTGCGATTTCTTTTTTTGAAAATAAAATTTTACGAAATTATTTATTAGATATTGTCGGGGAAAAATCTTTTGCAATGATTAAAACAAAATTTATTAACAATGATCAACCAGAAAATAAAAGTAGCAATGATTTATCTGAACAATTAGCGAATAAAACAATGACATTTGATTTTGTTTACATTGATAAATATTTAGCATCGAAAAATGCTAATCATAAATTATACTTACCATATAGCGAAAAAATTATTCAATTAGCAAATTATTATAATGTTTTGACAAATAATCTTGCTATTTTTATTTACAAAAGTATTGAGTTAACAGCTAATAATCGCATTTTTAATTATGAAACATTTCAAAATTTATTATCTGATTTTTATCAAAAAACAGTTTTGAAAAAAAAACTTAATAGGGAGCAATTAAACTTAATTATTAATGAGGAAAATGTGATTAAACCAAGTAGTATGTTAGAAGCAAAAATTAATGAAATGGTTTCCATTGATCCAATTGAATATTTAACATTATTACGAGAAAATAGTAGACCAACGCCAATTGAAATTGAATTAATTCGCGATTTAATTATTGATTATTCGTTAACACCTGGGGTTCTTAATTGTTTAATTGAATATGTTTGATTTAAAAATTCTCGTCGAATTGAAAGAAAGTATTGCGAAAAAATAGCTAATACTTTGTATCAATTACAAATTAATACTGTTGATAAAGCAATGGAACATTTACGTGGGGCTTATGCAAAAACACAAAAAAGTAAAATTACCAAGGATGTTATTAAGACAAAAACATATCAATGAAAAGAAAAAGTGGCTAAACAAAATTTGGCGGAATTGGAATATAATAAAATTTATGAACAAAAACGTCAGGAACAAGAAGTTAAGAAAGTTAATCTAACGCAATTATTAGATGATTTAAAAAACTTATAATAGAAAAATGAAAGAGAGATGGGGTATGGCAAAACTAAGTTTGTTAAAACAAATTCAAAATAATGCAGAGTTAATATTTAATTTACAACAAATTGCCTTTGATGTTAATAATTATCAGCAGTTTAGTGCACTCTTTCAGGAATATATAGTTAACTATCATCAATGTGAAAAAAATTCGCCTTTATCATTATGCCAACAACAATTTCAAGGCTACAAATATTATTTTAAAAAAGAAAATGATAATTTATTTTTAACACGAATTGAATGCGAACATACCAGCGCTATTAAAGAAAAAAATAAGGTTAAAAGTAATTATCTTTATTATGACTTTAGTGATGAACTATTAAAATTACGATTAAATGATGATATTAAAAAAGATAAGAATTTTAATAATATGCATTTTATTATTGACGAAATGGTTAAATTTGTCAAAGGGCAGCGAAAAAAGTGCCTGTATATTCATGGCCATCCGGGGGTTGGAAAAACTTATTTATTAATTCGATTAGCTAATGTTTTAGCAAATAATAATCGTAAAGTTGCTTTTATTTCCGTAATTAATTTAATTAACCGTGTAAAAGAGTCATTTAGTATTTTTAATAGTGAATCATCATTGGTGGAAACATTATTAGGAGCAGATGTTTTATTTTTAGATGACATTGGTGGAGAGTCAGTTTCCTCATGGGTGCGAGATGATTTATTATTTCGAATTTTAAATGACCGCATTAGTCGGCAATTACCAACTTTTTTTTCATCAAATTTCACCACGACAGCTTTGACAACAATTTATGCAAATGTTAAAAATGAAATTAGTGATAAGGAAATTAATAAGGTAAAAGCCTTACGAATTGTTGATCGTATTCGAGGGTTAGCAACAGAGTTAGAATTATTAGGGCATAGCCGCAGAAGTGATGATGATTATGTTGAAAAATTAGTAGTTTAAGTAAGCTTAACTGGATTGTATTTTCGGTTTTTATCAAAAATTTGTTATAACAAATAATTTTCGACAAAATGTCTTTGTAAGCAATTAAGTTGTTAAAAGCACCAGGATGTTTTTTTCAGTATAATTATGCTTACATCACAAAAGGAAGGTGACAATTTAATGAAAAAATTACTAACGCTTTTTAGTGTTTTTGTTTTGGGATTGGGGAGTAGTTTTGAACTTGCGAGTTGTACATCACAAGTAAAACATATTATTGATGATGACGATGAGGAAAATCCAAATCAAGATATAGACTGCAACCCTGTTTAGTAAGTATTAATAAAAAGGTTTACAAACTTTCATTTATTATATATTTTTCTTTTTGGTTTGAATATCATTTATTTCATTTTTTAACATCATTAATATATTCATTATGAGATTTATAATTTTTATTATGGATTGTTCCTTTTTTAAGTAATGAATGAAAACTTTCAATAATAATGTTGTCTGCACAATGATAATTTTTACCCATTGAAATTATAATTTTGTTATCTAAACATTTACTATTGTAATCTTTAGATGTATATTGATATCCGTGATCTGAATGAATTATTGTTTTATTTAAATCTTTTTTTATTTTTTTAATTTTATTAATTGCATCATTTAAATTATCAATTACAAGTTTGTTATTATTAAATTTTGATCATTTTACATCAATAATTTCTTTAGTATATCCATCAAGTATTGTTGATTGATAATGTTTTTTACCATTTCAAATTAAATAAGTTACATCAGTAAATAAAATTGAAAATCTTTCTTTAATATCATTAAAATTACGATTTACTAAATCAGGATATTTAATTATATTTTTATTTCTATTTTGTTTTATTAATATTTTTCTACGCATACGCTTTACATATTCAGCTTGAATATTATTTTCTTTCATAATTCGCAATACTTTCTTAGCATTATAAACAATGCCATAATCTTCTTTTAAATATTTGGTAATTCGACGATAACCAAATTGTTTTAAATTTTCTTCATAGACTTTTACAATATTTTTTAATGATTCGCTATCCTTACCATTACTTGAATAATTTTTATATTTATCTCAATAACTACGCTTTAAATCTATTATATCAAGTAATAAATTTAGTGGATATTTATTAATGTTTTCTTTGATAAAAGATACAATTTTTCTTTTATTTAATTGTAAAAGTCATGAAGATTTTTTAGTAATTCATACCTAACTTTGTAATAGTTTAAATCTCTTTTTTCAAATGATTCTTTTGGACCTTTATTGGTGTTTAAAATTCCTTTCTTAAAATTTTCATACCATGAAGCAATAGTTTTTTTATTAATTTGATATTTTTTTGCAATAAAACTTATACTATTATTTTTAATCTCTTGTACTATCATTTTTCGAAAAT from Spiroplasma endosymbiont of Polydrusus cervinus harbors:
- the tilS gene encoding tRNA lysidine(34) synthetase TilS, with product MDTKLLKQNEKYVIGVSGGPDSMFLFDNIYHSSELDINNFIVCLVNYQKREDSNHDEQIVVEYCQKRNIKLHVKKVTAQEYQQYQALSHNFQRIARDLRYDFFCQISEKYHCQGVLIAHNLTDHIETYILQKQRNGIIEHYGLNQNSYYYSQMLGTKLNVFRIMLKITREEIIEYLLHEQVNYAIDSTNILAIYNRNIIRNEIQQINLQDMLLEIDQKNKENEQLKLIAKNYLIDNFGQINVSSFNVLNNVQLQKIIIFNYFKTNNVVHLISHKKRKFLDEIIKELKSPKANLILNINADYALIKSYDNVDIINNDLLKPTTIQISSKTNLPIKWKENTINWGTKNKHLFKITTAQWPITITNDLLLLNKVIVNKMPLNRWFIKNKVSLLARKSYFVLDKNNQLIYANNLVNLKINEFINNTYLEKNNLFFFMIK
- a CDS encoding DnaD domain protein; translation: MEKEATYLIKQEYQLSDDERMLFLCLYRPIIGDKAHMLYIALTAQDFILKLNTKYHLENLLTLLQISYDEFLTAKSKLETIGLLKIAKHKKGKHFILKPQLPISAISFFENKILRNYLLDIVGEKSFAMIKTKFINNDQPENKSSNDLSEQLANKTMTFDFVYIDKYLASKNANHKLYLPYSEKIIQLANYYNVLTNNLAIFIYKSIELTANNRIFNYETFQNLLSDFYQKTVLKKKLNREQLNLIINEENVIKPSSMLEAKINEMVSIDPIEYLTLLRENSRPTPIEIELIRDLIIDYSLTPGVLNCLIEYVWFKNSRRIERKYCEKIANTLYQLQINTVDKAMEHLRGAYAKTQKSKITKDVIKTKTYQWKEKVAKQNLAELEYNKIYEQKRQEQEVKKVNLTQLLDDLKNL
- a CDS encoding ATP-binding protein, with protein sequence MAKLSLLKQIQNNAELIFNLQQIAFDVNNYQQFSALFQEYIVNYHQCEKNSPLSLCQQQFQGYKYYFKKENDNLFLTRIECEHTSAIKEKNKVKSNYLYYDFSDELLKLRLNDDIKKDKNFNNMHFIIDEMVKFVKGQRKKCLYIHGHPGVGKTYLLIRLANVLANNNRKVAFISVINLINRVKESFSIFNSESSLVETLLGADVLFLDDIGGESVSSWVRDDLLFRILNDRISRQLPTFFSSNFTTTALTTIYANVKNEISDKEINKVKALRIVDRIRGLATELELLGHSRRSDDDYVEKLVV
- a CDS encoding DDE-type integrase/transposase/recombinase — translated: MKENNIQAEYVKRMRRKILIKQNRNKNIIKYPDLVNRNFNDIKERFSILFTDVTYLIWNGKKHYQSTILDGYTKEIIDVKWSKFNNNKLVIDNLNDAINKIKKIKKDLNKTIIHSDHGYQYTSKDYNSKCLDNKIIISMGKNYHCADNIIIESFHSLLKKGTIHNKNYKSHNEYINDVKKWNKWYSNQKEKYIINESL